In the Octopus sinensis linkage group LG17, ASM634580v1, whole genome shotgun sequence genome, one interval contains:
- the LOC115220937 gene encoding uncharacterized protein LOC115220937 isoform X1: MEISVQNPRTIFENGRAKYVAYQLSLKNCFPVLPLDNTDHVWRSYREFHLLRNILCQRHKNLKIPSLQSDCCLLNRFNLWVVMRRISRLCAFAESCFKEKELTMDPTFRLFFQSDLSFEEILKFHHGHYAEDFIKNIWQTNGITRQLDQVEENDSIEENLISVGEAHHLLNK; encoded by the exons ATGGAAATCAGTGTTCAGAATCCCAGAACCATCTTTGAAAATGGTAGAGCTAAATATGTGGCCTACCAATTATCCCTAAAG AATTGCTTCCCTGTGTTACCACTGGACAACACAGATCATGTGTGGAGAAGTTACCGTGAGTTTCATTTGCTGAGAAACATTCTGTGCCAGAGACATAAGAACCT aAAAATTCCATCTTTGCAATCAGATTGCTGTTTGTTAAACAGGTTTAATCTATGGGTTGTCATGAGACGTATATCACGATTGTGTGCCTTTGCCGAAAG ttgtttcaaagaaaaagaaCTGACCATGGATCCCACATTTAGACTGTTTTTCCAGAGTGATTTATCCTTTGAAGAAATCTTAAAATTCCATCATGGACACTATGCAGAAGACTTTATCAAGAATATTTGGCAAACGAATGGGATAACCAGACA GTTAGACCAAGTTGAAGAGAACGACAGCATTGAAGAAAACCTTATATCTGTAGGAGAGGCCCATCAtcttttaaataaatag
- the LOC115220937 gene encoding uncharacterized protein LOC115220937 isoform X2, translating to MEISVQNPRTIFENGRAKYVAYQLSLKNCFPVLPLDNTDHVWRSYREFHLLRNILCQRHKNLCFKEKELTMDPTFRLFFQSDLSFEEILKFHHGHYAEDFIKNIWQTNGITRQLDQVEENDSIEENLISVGEAHHLLNK from the exons ATGGAAATCAGTGTTCAGAATCCCAGAACCATCTTTGAAAATGGTAGAGCTAAATATGTGGCCTACCAATTATCCCTAAAG AATTGCTTCCCTGTGTTACCACTGGACAACACAGATCATGTGTGGAGAAGTTACCGTGAGTTTCATTTGCTGAGAAACATTCTGTGCCAGAGACATAAGAACCT ttgtttcaaagaaaaagaaCTGACCATGGATCCCACATTTAGACTGTTTTTCCAGAGTGATTTATCCTTTGAAGAAATCTTAAAATTCCATCATGGACACTATGCAGAAGACTTTATCAAGAATATTTGGCAAACGAATGGGATAACCAGACA GTTAGACCAAGTTGAAGAGAACGACAGCATTGAAGAAAACCTTATATCTGTAGGAGAGGCCCATCAtcttttaaataaatag